A window of Syntrophales bacterium genomic DNA:
GGAAAACAGAACAGTGGCTACCCTCGAGAAAAGAACTCAATAACAACATAGATGGCGAAGAGGATAATTTACAACATGCAGCGCAGTAACCAAAAGGCCAGCAAAACCGGTTTTTCTAAGGTAGAGTTCCTTCTGAGGCCCCGCCTATTCCTTATCTTTACTGTATTAATTCTTATCTGTGCCGCTCATGCCTCTGGCCAGACCCCCTTTCCCCTCACCAATCCGGACCGGCTTCGGTATCCACCCCTTCATTTCAAGCTGCCCCAGGCACAAAGGGTGACTTTTGACAATGGGATTATCCTCTATATCTTTCCCGACCATAAACTTCCCATCCTGAATATATTCGCCGTTATCAGAACAGGCGCCATGTATGATCCGGAAGGCAAAGAGGGTCTTGCCGAATTGACCGGGACGGTCATGAGAACGGGTGGGATAGATACCATGATGGGCAGCGCTGTTGATGAGGAGCTGGACTTGATCGCCGCCTCAGTCAAAGTTTCCATGGGTATGGAATCCGGATCGGCCACCCTTTCTGTGCTCAGGAAAGACATAGATGCCGGGCTTAAAATCTTTTCCGGGATCTTGATGCATCCCACCTTTGAAGAAAACAGATTCCTGCTGGCGAAAAATCTGAAAACGGAGGAACTGAGAAGAATATCCGATGATCCCCAGAAACTGACTTTCAGAGAGTTCTCCAGAATCCTCTACCGTGGCAATCCAAGGGGAAGACTCGCCTCGGTATCATCTGTAAAAAACATTGCCAGGGACGATCTTATTCAATTTCACAAGAGATTCTTTCACCCGGCAAATGTAATGATAGCTGTTTCCGGGGATATCTCGAGAGAAGAGGCCATCGCCAAGGTTAATCAATATCTTGGCACATGGCATGTTTCGGAAAAACATGATGAAATACCTCCCCCCGTCGTGAACCGTGGATGTGGTATCTTTTATCTGGCAAAGGATCTACCCCAATCTATTATCATCACCGGTCACCTCGCTCCCGGAGAAGGCACGCCTGATTTTTACCCCTTCACGGTTCTTGACTTTATCTTGGGTAGCGGCGGTTTCCGTTCCCGTATCTTTGGGGAGATAAGAAACAACCTCGGCCTTGCTTACAGCGTCGGAAGTTTCTACAGGGGAAAAAGCAACCATGGTGTCTTCGGTGCATACGCGATGACCAAGGCCACATCAACGGTGAAGGTACTGTCTCTGATCCGTTCCATTATTGAAGATGTAAAAAAAGGCGGGGTCAGCGGAAGCGAACTGGCCTTGGCTAAAAAATCCATCAATAACAGCTTTATCTTTTCCTTCCTCTCGGCGGATCAGATCGCCTATCAGCAATTGATGACAGAGTATAATAAATTACATGAAGATTATCTCGTAACATACCGTAATAAAATAGAAAAAGTTAACGAAGACGACATAAAGAGAGTTGCCCTAAAGTACCTCTCTCAGGAAGGAACTGTTACCCTTGTGGTAGGCAATGAAAATGCATTTGATCAACCCCTTTCCCTGTTCGGTAAGGTTAACAAGATCGAAGGAGAGTTATGATAGACAAGACCATTTTTGCAAGGATAGCCAGGCGGATCGGTAACTATGAAGAAGCCATGATTCAGATGCAGATCGCTCTCACGGCCATCCCTGCCCTGTCCCCCGAGAACGGTGGCGACGGTGAACATGAAAAGGCTAAGTATCTTCATTCCCGCTTACGTCGCCTGGGATTTGTGGACATCATCGAAATCAACGCCCCCGACGAGAGGGTTTCCTCGGGAATCCGTCCCAACCTTATCACCACCATACTCGGCAGAAACAGGAACAGAACCGTCTGGAT
This region includes:
- a CDS encoding pitrilysin family protein, yielding MQRSNQKASKTGFSKVEFLLRPRLFLIFTVLILICAAHASGQTPFPLTNPDRLRYPPLHFKLPQAQRVTFDNGIILYIFPDHKLPILNIFAVIRTGAMYDPEGKEGLAELTGTVMRTGGIDTMMGSAVDEELDLIAASVKVSMGMESGSATLSVLRKDIDAGLKIFSGILMHPTFEENRFLLAKNLKTEELRRISDDPQKLTFREFSRILYRGNPRGRLASVSSVKNIARDDLIQFHKRFFHPANVMIAVSGDISREEAIAKVNQYLGTWHVSEKHDEIPPPVVNRGCGIFYLAKDLPQSIIITGHLAPGEGTPDFYPFTVLDFILGSGGFRSRIFGEIRNNLGLAYSVGSFYRGKSNHGVFGAYAMTKATSTVKVLSLIRSIIEDVKKGGVSGSELALAKKSINNSFIFSFLSADQIAYQQLMTEYNKLHEDYLVTYRNKIEKVNEDDIKRVALKYLSQEGTVTLVVGNENAFDQPLSLFGKVNKIEGEL